One window of Prochlorococcus marinus XMU1408 genomic DNA carries:
- a CDS encoding Fe2+-dependent dioxygenase, protein MEYLTHSLIDKSEAQQIVKKLKAEKNSWQDGKKTAGSYAAKIKNNFQLDRNSELSIELRDIISNKIISNPLLKSFTLPSLIHGLMLTKSLAGHGYGIHIDNPYMPSGRSDLSFTLFLNDAKDYKGGELCIQKFNKTENIKLSAGEIIIYPSTQLHSVAEIKEGERYVCVGWIQSYVQSNEDRNFLFGLDAGAKRLLSKHGRSDELDLIFQAYSNLLRRLGD, encoded by the coding sequence ATGGAATATTTAACTCATTCTTTAATTGATAAATCAGAGGCACAACAAATAGTCAAAAAATTAAAGGCCGAGAAAAATTCTTGGCAAGATGGCAAAAAAACTGCAGGAAGCTATGCAGCTAAAATTAAAAATAATTTTCAATTAGATAGAAATTCGGAGCTTTCTATTGAACTGAGAGATATTATTTCTAATAAAATCATATCAAATCCTCTTCTTAAAAGTTTTACATTACCTAGTCTTATCCATGGCCTCATGCTTACTAAGTCCCTTGCTGGACATGGCTATGGTATTCACATTGATAATCCTTATATGCCATCTGGAAGAAGCGATTTATCTTTTACATTATTTTTAAACGACGCAAAAGATTATAAAGGTGGTGAATTATGCATTCAGAAATTTAATAAAACAGAAAACATAAAACTATCTGCTGGTGAAATAATAATTTACCCGAGCACACAACTCCATTCTGTTGCTGAAATCAAAGAAGGAGAACGTTATGTATGTGTAGGTTGGATTCAAAGCTATGTTCAAAGCAATGAAGATAGAAACTTTTTATTTGGACTTGATGCTGGAGCGAAACGATTGTTATCCAAGCATGGTAGATCAGATGAATTAGATTTAATTTTTCAGGCTTATAGCAATTTGCTAAGAAGATTAGGTGACTAA